A single region of the Hirundo rustica isolate bHirRus1 chromosome 31, bHirRus1.pri.v3, whole genome shotgun sequence genome encodes:
- the LOC120764556 gene encoding class I histocompatibility antigen, F10 alpha chain isoform X1, which produces MAPALALGVLLGLLGLLGQPGGATKVLHSLRYLFMSVSEPSPGVPQFMILGSVDGIPFTRYDSERGRMEPLTQWMKDGAEPGYWDRETQINERNQHNAAVDLETLRGRYNQSRGLHTIQWLTGCDLLSDRSVRGSYRYGYDGRDFISFELASGRFVAADAAAEITRRRWEDEWNEVEGWTNYLKHVCPEWLQKYVRYGQKELEHKESPDVHVSGKEEHGMLILSCHAYGFYPNTITVNWMKGDDIWDQETEWGGILPNSDGTFHTWARIEALPEERDLYRCRVEHPGMLEPRIFTWEPTSGGNLTVVDAVCVIAAILVIALIGLIAWKLQSGRRDRNGYNMAAEKDVGTNGSTTRITA; this is translated from the exons ATGGCTCCAGCGCTGGCTCTGGGggtgctcctggggctcctggggctcctggggcaGCCGGGGGGCGCGACCAAAG TTCTCCACTCCCTGCGTTACCTGTTCATGTCGGTGTCggagcccagcccaggggtCCCCCAGTTCATGATCCTGGGGTCCGTGGATGGGATCCCCTTCACACGGTACGACAGCGAGCGGGGCCGGATGGAGCCGCTGACACAGTGGATGAAGGATGGAGCTGAGCCGGGATATTGGGATAGGGAGACCCAGATCAATGAGAGGAACCAGCACAATGCGGCTGTGGACCTGGAGACACTGCGGGGCCGGTACAACCAGAGCAGGG GTCTCCACACCATACAGTGGCTTACCGGCTGTGACCTCCTGTCGGACAGGAGCGTCCGTGGATCCTACAGATATGGGTATGATGGGCGGGATTTCATCTCCTTCGAGCTGGCATCTGGGAGATTTGTTGCAGCTGACGCGGCTGCTGAGATCACCAGGAGGCGCTGGGAAGATGAATGGAACGAGGTTGAGGGTTGGACAAAttacctgaagcatgtctgcCCAGAATGGCTCCAGAAATACGTCAGATACgggcagaaggagctggagcacaaAG AGTCCCCTGATGTCCATGTGTCCGGAAAAGAGGAACACGGGATGCTGATCTTGTCCTGCCACGCCTACGGATTCTACCCCAACACCATCACAGTCAACTGGATGAAGGGAGATGACATCTGGGATCAGGAGACGGAGTGGGGTGGGATCCTTCCCAACAGTGACGGCACCTTCCACACCTGGGCCAGGATTGAGGCGCTGCCGGAGGAGCGGGACCTGTACCGGTGCAGGGTGGAGCATCCTGGAATGCTGGAGCCCAGGATCTTCACTTGGG AGCCGACATCTGGCGGGAATCTCACCGTGGTGGACGCTGTGTGTGTCATTGCTGCCATCCTTGTCATTGCCCTCATTGGATTAATTGCCTGGAAGCTCCAATCCG ggaggagggacaggaatGGATACAACATGGCAGCCG agAAAGATGTGGGAACCAATGGCTCAACCACAC GAATCACCGCCTGA
- the LOC120764556 gene encoding class I histocompatibility antigen, F10 alpha chain isoform X2, which produces MAAALGLGLLLGVLGLLGEPAGANKVLHSLRYLFMSVSEPSPGVPQFMILGSVDGIPFTRYDSERGRMEPLTQWMKDGAEPGYWDRETQINERNQHNAAVDLETLRGRYNQSRGLHTIQWLTGCDLLSDRSVRGSYRYGYDGRDFISFELASGRFVAADAAAEITRRRWEDEWNEVEGWTNYLKHVCPEWLQKYVRYGQKELEHKESPDVHVSGKEEHGMLILSCHAYGFYPNTITVNWMKGDDIWDQETEWGGILPNSDGTFHTWARIEALPEERDLYRCRVEHPGMLEPRIFTWEPTSGGNLTVVDAVCVIAAILVIALIGLIAWKLQSGRRDRNGYNMAAEKDVGTNGSTTRITA; this is translated from the exons ATGGCTgcagcgctggggctggggctgctcctgggggttctggggctcctgggggagCCGGCGGGCGCGAACAAAG TTCTCCACTCCCTGCGTTACCTGTTCATGTCGGTGTCggagcccagcccaggggtCCCCCAGTTCATGATCCTGGGGTCCGTGGATGGGATCCCCTTCACACGGTACGACAGCGAGCGGGGCCGGATGGAGCCGCTGACACAGTGGATGAAGGATGGAGCTGAGCCGGGATATTGGGATAGGGAGACCCAGATCAATGAGAGGAACCAGCACAATGCGGCTGTGGACCTGGAGACACTGCGGGGCCGGTACAACCAGAGCAGGG GTCTCCACACCATACAGTGGCTTACCGGCTGTGACCTCCTGTCGGACAGGAGCGTCCGTGGATCCTACAGATATGGGTATGATGGGCGGGATTTCATCTCCTTCGAGCTGGCATCTGGGAGATTTGTTGCAGCTGACGCGGCTGCTGAGATCACCAGGAGGCGCTGGGAAGATGAATGGAACGAGGTTGAGGGTTGGACAAAttacctgaagcatgtctgcCCAGAATGGCTCCAGAAATACGTCAGATACgggcagaaggagctggagcacaaAG AGTCCCCTGATGTCCATGTGTCCGGAAAAGAGGAACACGGGATGCTGATCTTGTCCTGCCACGCCTACGGATTCTACCCCAACACCATCACAGTCAACTGGATGAAGGGAGATGACATCTGGGATCAGGAGACGGAGTGGGGTGGGATCCTTCCCAACAGTGACGGCACCTTCCACACCTGGGCCAGGATTGAGGCGCTGCCGGAGGAGCGGGACCTGTACCGGTGCAGGGTGGAGCATCCTGGAATGCTGGAGCCCAGGATCTTCACTTGGG AGCCGACATCTGGCGGGAATCTCACCGTGGTGGACGCTGTGTGTGTCATTGCTGCCATCCTTGTCATTGCCCTCATTGGATTAATTGCCTGGAAGCTCCAATCCG ggaggagggacaggaatGGATACAACATGGCAGCCG agAAAGATGTGGGAACCAATGGCTCAACCACAC GAATCACCGCCTGA